Proteins found in one Eriocheir sinensis breed Jianghai 21 unplaced genomic scaffold, ASM2467909v1 Scaffold35, whole genome shotgun sequence genomic segment:
- the LOC126991826 gene encoding histone H2A-like: MSVRGKGGKVKEKSKSRSSRAGLQFPVGRIHRLLRKGNYAERVGAGAPVYLAAVMEYLTAEVLELAGNAARDNKKTRIIPRHLQLAIRNDEELNKLLSGVAIAQGGVLPNIQAVLLPKKTEKK; this comes from the exons aTGTCTGTACGCGGCAAGggtggaaaggtgaaggagaagtcaaagtcccgctccagtcgtgccggcctgcagttccccgtgggcaggatccaccgtctcctgaggaagggcaactatgccgagcgcgtgggcgccggcgcaCCCGtatacctggc ggccgtcatggagtacctgaccgccgaggtgctcgagctggccggcaacgcggcccgcgacaacaagaagacccgcatcatcccccgccacctgcagctggccatccgcaacgacgaggagctgaacaagctcctctccggcgtcgccattgcccagggaggtgtgctgcctaacatccaggcggtgctcctgcccaagaagaccgagaagaagtaa